The sequence below is a genomic window from Actinokineospora baliensis.
ACCCTGGTCACCCAGCCGAGGTACGCGACGTGGATGGAGGGCACCGGCTGGGGCATGGAGAACCACGGCGTCGATCCGGACGTCGAGGTCGTCATGCGCCCGCAGGACCACGTCGCCGGGCGCGACCCGCAGCTCGACACCGCCATCGAGATCGCCCTGGAGCGGCTGGCCACCACCCCCTCGGCCAAACCGCCCGCCCTCCCGCCCCTGCACTAGCGGCCACTGGCGGCAGGATGGGGATCATGGGATTCGACAGCGAGACCAGCGCCAGGATCCAGGCCAACGAAGCCAACTGGGACGCCCGCACCCCGATCCACGTCGCGTCGCGGTTCTACGACGTGGCGGGGCGCGACCCCAGGGCGTGGTTCGCCGACTTCGAGTGGGCCGACCTCGGTGATCTGGCAGGCAAGGACCTCGTCCACCTGCAGTGCCACATCGGTGCCGAGACCATCGCGTTCCCGCCTCTCGGCGCGCGCGTGGTCGGCCTGGACATCTCAGCGGCGTCGGTGCGCGCCGCGGCGGAACTGGCCGCTGCCAAGGGAGTCGCGGTCGAGTACGTCAAAGCCGACGTGCACTCGGCCGTGGAAGCCCTTGGCGGGTCCCGCTTCGACGTCGTTTACACGGGCAAGGGCGCCCTGTGCTACGTCCCCGACCTGGACGTCTGGGCCGGACAGGTCGCGGGGCTGCTGCGCCCCGGCGGCCAGGTGTACGTGGTGGAGTTCCACCCGCTGCTCAACGCCCTGAGCCCGGTACCGCCACCGGACGGCAGCGAGGACCTGCTGCTGCGCCACGACTACCTCTCCGGCCGCGGTTCCGTCGAACGGGACGGAACCCGCACGTACACCGACGGTCCGGAGTTGGCTGAGGCCCAGGTCCACTACGAGTGGCAACACGGCATCGGCGACGTCGTCAACGCCCTCGTCGGTGCCGGTCTGCGGATCTCCCTGCTGCGTGAGACCGAGCAGCTCCCCTGGCCCCGATGGTCCACCATGACCACCACCGGCGGCTGGTTCTCCTTGCCGGACGAGGCACCCCGGATCCCGCTGATCTACGCGCTGCGGGCGGTGCGGCCGTAGCGATTCCTTGACGTATCGCCGCCAATTCGGCGGGCATCACCGCTGGTCACGGCTTTGCTCCCGGCTCGGGGGAGCGAGGCAGCGGCCGAGCACCGGTGGGGAACACGTAGCCTGGTTTTCGTGGCCGCCACTCCGACTCCCCAGCCGACCACGTTGTCCATCCCGTTGGAACCGACTCCGGGGCCCCGGCGTGGACGTGGTGTCCGGGTGCTCGGCAGGCTCGCCCTGGTCGTCTTCCTGGTGGCGTTGGCCGCGGGGACCGTCCTGCTGCTCGACGACGGGGATCCGCCGCCGCAGCCGAAGCGGTTCGCGGTGGTGGAGGTGCCGGTGCGGCGGGGGGAGGAGCCGCCGAAGGCGGGACCGGTGCCGGAGCAGGACCTCGACGGCTGGGTCACCCGGTTGTCCGAGGCGACCGACATCCCGCGGCGGACGCTGCTGGCCTACGCCAAGGCCGAGATCGCCACCCGCCAGCGCGTCCCCCGCTGCAACATCACCTGGACCGTGCTCGCTGGCGTCGGCCGCGTCGAGTCCCACCACGGCCGCTACGGCGGCGCCCAGATCAACGACGACGGCACCCTCACCAAGCCCATCATCGGCGTCCCCCTCGACGGTTCCCCCGGCGTCCAGGCCATCCCCGACACCGACGGCGGCACCCTCGACGGCGACCCCCGGTGGGACCGCGCCGTGGGCTCCATGCAGTTCCTGCCCACCACCTGGTCCCGCTGGTCCCTGCGCGCCACCGCCGACGGCACACCCCCCAACCCCCAGAACGTCGACGACTCCGCCCTCACCGCCGCCAACTACCTCTGCGCCAGCGGCGGCGACCTCAGCACCGGCAAGGGTTGGTGGAAAGCGGTCCTCACCTACAACGAGTCCACCCGCTACGCCCAATCCGTCTACAGCGGAGCGGCGGCCTACGCCCGCGAGGCAGGCACGCTGTAGGCGCCGCCGCCTACGCCTTCGGGAACCGGCTGGAGTTGGCGGTTCGCACCCGCGCTGGGTGCATCCGCTGCGCCCAATCGGTCTGCAGCGGAGCGGCGGCTTATGCCCGCGAGGCTGGCGCGCTATAGGCGCCGCCTACGCTCTTTGAGCGGCGCCCGTCGGGGCGAGTAGCGCTTGCGCTTTGCCACCGAAGGCGTAGCCCGGCCACTTGCGCCCCCGGGAACCGGCTGGAGTTGGCGGTTCCCATCCGCGCTGGGTGCATCCGCTGCGCCCAATCGGTCTGCAGCGGAGCGGCGGCTTATGCGCGGGGCTGGCGCGCTCTGAGCGGCGCCGCCCACGCCCTTTGAGCGGCGCCCGTCGGGGCGAGTAGCGCTTGCGCCTTGTCACCGAGGTGCAGCCCGGGCCACTTGCGCCCCGGGAACCGGCTGGAGATGGCGGTTCGCACCCGCGCTGCATGCACCCGCTACACCCAGTCCGTCCACAGCGGAGCGGCGGCTTGCGCCCGCGAGGCGGGCGCGCTTAGAGCGGCGCCGCCTACGCCTGCGGAGCGGCGCAGTTCCCGGCGGGTCACGTCGGGGCGAGTAGCGCTTGCGCCTCGTCACGGAAGGTGCAGCCCGGGCCACTTCCGCCCCGGGAACCGGCTGGAGGCGGCGGTTCGCACCTGCACTGCATCCACCCGCTGCGCCCGGTCGGTCTGTAGCGGAGCGGCGGCCTATGCCCGCGAGGCGGGGCGCCATAGGCGCCGCCGCCTCCTACGCCTGCGGAGCGGCGCAATCGCCACTCGTGCCCCGGGTTGGTGACCGCGGTTCGCACCCGCACTGCGTGCATCCGCTATGCCCTGTCTACAGCGGAGCGGCAGCCTATGCGGGCGGACTCGGCTGAGGAGCGGCGCAGTCGCCGGTGGGCCAGTTGGGGGCCAGCAGCACCAAAGCCTCGTCCCCGAAGGGGTTCACGCCGGGGCCCTTGGCCAGGGAGTGGGCCACCAGGGCGTGCAGGCACTTCACGCGGCCGGGCATTCCGCCTGCTGTCACCTGGGTTCCCAGCGAATCCAGGGCATCCCGCTCGTCCAAATAGGACTGGTGGGCCGCCTGGTACGCCGCCGCCAACGCCGCGTTCTCCGCTAGGCGCTCGGTCATCTCGCGCATGATCCCGGTGGTCTCCAGGGTGGAGATCGCGGCGGCGAGGCGGGAGCACGTCAGGTAGTACAGCGTGGGGAACGGTGTGCCGTCTTCCAGGCGCGGGTTGGTCTGGATGACCGCCGGGTGCCCGGAGGGGCAGCGCGCGGCCACGGACCTGATCGCGCGCGGCGTGCGGCCCAGCTGCTCGGCGATGGTCGCCACGTCTGCGGGGTCGATGGTCACCGGCCGGTCACCGAGTCCCAGAGGTTCTCGTACCAGGACTGCTGCGGCACCGGTTTTCCCTGTTCCCCTGCGGACTGCGCGCCCGCGGGGTCGCTGGGGAGCTCGACCATGTAGGGGGTTTCTCCTGGCATCACGTAGCGCAGTCTCTCGCGGGCCTGGGCGCGGATCTGCTCCGGGTCCGACAGCCGCTCCTTGCGCCGGGTGAGTTCGTCCACTTCGGCGCGCAGCTCCTGCTGCCGCTGTTCGGTGACCTCGATCTCCGAGCGCTGTGACAGGTAGTTGCGCAGCGGCACCGCCACGCTCAGGGCCAGGGCGCAGACGACGGTCGCGACGACGGCTGCCCGGCGGGTGGTGGACAGGCCGAGGATGCCCTTGCGTTTGCGCCGGGCCGGGGACTGCTGTTCCCCGGCAGGCGCCGCGGTGGTCGGGCGCGTGCGCCGCACGCGTGCGGGCCTGCGGGCGACGGGGTCCCGCCGCCCTCGGCCTCGTTCGGTGCCGCGCCCGACCATCGGTGTCAGGACTCCGGGGTGAAGCGCGGGAAGGCGAGGTCACCGGCGTAGCGGGCGGCGTCGCCGAGGGTCTCCTCGATGCGCAGGAGCTGGTTGTACTTGGCGGTGCGCTCGCCGCGGGCGGGGGCACCGGTCTTGATCTGGCCGACGCCGGTGGCCACGGCCAGGTCGGCGATGGTGGTGTCCTCGGTCTCGCCGGAGCGGTGGCTCATCATGCTGCGGTACCCGTAGGAGGTGGCCAGCGTGATGGCGTCCAGGGTCTCCGACAGGGTGCCGATCTGGTTGACCTTCACCAGCAGCGCGTTGGCCGCGCGGCGGGCGATGCCCTCCTCGAGCCGGTCGGGGTTGGTGACGAACAGGTCGTCGCCGACCAGCTGCACGCGCTCGCCGATCTCGGCGGTGAGCCGCACCCAGCCGTCCCAGTCGTCCTCGGACAGCGGGTCCTCGATCGACACCAGCGGGTAGTCGTTGACCAGCTCGGTGTAGTACGCGGTCAGCTGCTCGGCGCTCTTCTTCGCGCCCTCGAAGGTGTAGGCGCCGTCGCTGTGGAACTCGGTGGCCGCCACGTCCAGGGCCAGCGCGATGTCGCGGCCCGCGGTGAAGCCCGCCTTCTCGATGGCGACCAGGATCAGGTCGAGCGCCTCGCGGTTGTTCGTCAGGCTCGGCGCGAACCCGCCCTCGTCGCCCAGGCCGGTGGCCAGGCCCTTGGACTTCAGCACGGACTTGAGCGAGTGGTAGACCTCGGTGCCCCAGCGCAGCGCCTCGCGGAAGCTCTCCGCGCCGATCGGGGCGACCATGAACTCCTGGATGTCCACATCGGTGTCGGCGTGCGCGCCGCCGTTGAGGATGTTGAGCATCGGCACCGGCAGCACGTGCGCGTTGGGCCCGCCGAGGTAGCGGAACAGCTCGAGCCCGCTGGAGTCGGCGGCGGCCTTGGCGACGGCGAGGGACACGCCGAGGATGGCGTTGGCGCCGAGGCGGGACTTGTCCGGGGTGCCGTCGAGGTCGACCAGCTTCTGGTCCACGATCCGCTGGTCGACGGCGTCGATGCCCTGCAGCTCGGGGCCGATCTCGTCGAGCACGGCGGTGACGGCCTTCTCCACGCCCTTGCCGAAGTAGCGGTTGACGTCACCGTCGCGCAGCTCAACGGCCTCGTGCTCGCCGGTGGAGGCGCCCGAGGGCACCGCGGCGCGGGCCAGCGTCCCGTCGTCGAGCGCGACCTCCACCTCGACGGTGGGGTTGCCCCGCGAATCCAGGATCTCGCGCGCGCCGACCTGCTCGATGACAGCCACGTCGTACTCCTCACAGCGTGTCCGACTACTCGGGTCGAGCCTAGCGGTGCCATCCCCCGGTCGGAGTCGAACACGACCGGGGGATGGCTCACATCGTGGGGCGAGATGTTCTGGGGTCGAACAACCGACACCGCCCGCGTAGTGTTGATCTGACTATGACCCAGGAGCCTGCCGAGGTGTTCGCGGCGTTCCGCCACGCGGAGTCACTGGTGGCGCGGCGCAGGCCGTTGGACGCCCTGGTCGCGTTGGCCCCGGTCCTGGCGGCGGAACCGGACGCGCCGAGCGTGCACCTGCTCGCGGGCCGGGCGTACCTGAACTCGGCGCAGTTGCTGCGCGCCGAGGACGCGTTCCGGCGGGTGCTCGAGCTCGACCCGTCCGACCACTACGCGCGCTTCGCCCTCGGCAAGACGCTGCAGCGGCAGAGCAGGCTGACCGAGGCGCAGACCCAGTTGCGGATGGCGGTGGCGATGAACCCGCTGCCGGAGTACCAGGAGGCGCTCGGCGAGGTCAGCGCCCGGATAGCGGTCGAGGGCGGCCGCTAGGCGAGCGGTTTCCGGTCATCACCGGCTGTGCCCGCCCGGTGTCGGCGAAGATGTCCCGGTCCCTGTCCCGATACCGGCCGACGGGAGAATCCGGAGGATGAGCATCCAAGAAGAAGCGCAGCGGTTGAACGGCGTCGCCGACCGCGTCCCGGTCAACGCCACCCAGCAGTTCCTCAGCGAGTTGAGCAACATCGGTGCCGAGGTGTCGTCGATCCTGGGCAGCACCTCCACCGCTGGCAACATCAGCAACCTGCTGCACCAGGCGGAATCGCACGCCGACGCGCTCAACCAGGCGCTGCAACAGGCCCGCCAGGCCATCCAAGAGGCGGCCCAGCACCACCTGACCGGCTGATCCCGCCGCGCCGCCGACCGGCTCGGCTGGTCGGCGGCCAGCTAGGGCGAGGGCGTCACCCTGTCGACCAGTTCGCGCGCGGGGACACCCCGGGGGAGCACCCCCAGCACGCCGGACCGGTCCGCGAGCCGCGCGGCGGTGAAGGCCTCCCCGACCCAGGGCGACAGCCGCAGCAGCAAGCTCGCCTGCAGGCACAACGCGATCAGTTCGGCCACCCGCCTGGCCCGCTGCTGGTCGATCTCGGCGAGTTCGCCCCGCAGCTGGACCACCGCGGCGTCCAGGTGGCGATCCGCCCCCGCGGTGGTGGCGAGTTCGGCCCACAACGCTTCCACGGCCGCCGGTTCCCGCTGTACCGCGCGGAGCACGTCCAGCGCGGTCACGTTCCCGGAGCCTTCCCAGATCGACATCAACGGTGCTTCCCGGTACAGCCGGGGCAGCCCCGACTCTTCGACGTAACCGTTGCCGCCCAAGCACTCCAGCGCTTCGCCCACGACGAGCGGGGCTCGTTTGCAGACGTAGAACTTGGCGGCGGGCAACGCCAGCCGCAGCACCGGGGACGGTGTGTCCACAAGGGACGCGAGCCACATCGACAGCACCGTCGCGCCTTCGGACTCCAGTGCCAGGTCTGCCAGGACGGCGGTCATCGCGGGCTGGTCCCGCAGGAGGGCACCGAAGGCGGACCGGTGGGCGGCGTGGTGGGCGGCCTCGGTCAGCGCGGCGCGGATGTTCGAAGTGGACCCGAGCACGCAGTCGAGCCGGGTCATGGTGACCATCTCGATGATGGTGCGCACCCCGCGGCCCTCGTCGCCGACCCGCCAGCCGGTGGCGCCGGTGTACTCCAGCTCCGCGGACGCGTTGGACTTGTTGCCCAGCTTGTCCTTCAGCCGTTGCAGGCGCAGTGCGTTGCGGGTGCCGTCGGGGAGCACCCGCGGCAGCACGAAGCACGTGAGCCCGCCCGGCGCCTGCGCCAGGGTCAGGAAGAGGTCGTTCATCGGCGCGGAGGTGAACCACTTGTGGCCGACGAGCCGGTAGGTCCCGTCACCGGAAGGTGTTGCTGTGGTTGAGTTCACACGGACGTCGGAGCCGCCCTGCTTCTCGGTCATGGACATGCCCGCGAGCAGTCCGGACTTGATCTCCGGGGCGCGCAGTCCGAAGTCGTAGGTCGGCGCGAGCAGACCCGGTTCGTAGCGCGCGGCGATCTCCGGTTCGTGGCGCAGCGCGGGGATGGCCGCGTACGTCATGGAGATCGGGCAGCCGTGGCCCGCTTCGGCCTGCGACCACAGCGTGAACGCCGCCGCGCGGCGCAGGTGCGCGTGCTCGCCCGCGTCCGCCGCCCACGGCGCGGCGTGTAGTCCATGTGCGACAGCCCGTGACATCAACCAGTGCCAGGACGGGTGGAACTCGACCTCGTCCACCCGGTTGCCGTACCTGTCGTGCGTGTGCAGCACCGGAGGGTGCGCGTTCGCCAACCGTCCGTGTTCGCGGGTTTCCTCAGCTCCGGCTTCCGCCGCGACGGCCGCGAGCGAGTCGAGCACCTCGGGTGATCCGTACGCGCGCACCGCGCTGACCAGTGCCGGGTCACATCCGAGGGGGTTGTGGCGATGCAGTGGGGGCGTCTGGTTGACCACCTCGTGGGTGCGGTCCGGTCGGCGCGCCGGGGGCTCGGTAGCGGTCACTACCCGAGGGTAACTCGATCACCCGGGCAACCGGCGGGCACGCGCGCTACGTCCCCGTCATGGTCAAGAAGGCACACCCGCGTACCCGGGGGTGAACAACGGACGGACGGAAGGGCGGCAGCCGACGACATCTGGACCCTTTTGCCGGGGTTCTGCCTGCCGACGATGACTCTGAGGCTGAGATGAGGCAGGGTAGATGACCGAAGACGCGAGCAGGGGTCTGCGCCAGCAGGCGGGCACACAACCGAGGGGCGGGTTTTCACGGTGAGTTCGAAGACCGGGGGCAGGAAGGTAGGCAAGCACCGGCAGCGGGTCAAGCGCAGACGCGGTGCGGTCGCCGCGGCGGGCGCGCTGCTGTTCGTACCGGTCGTCGCCGCTGGTGAGCCGGTGGACCTGGTCGGTGCGGGCGGCCCGAACGAGGTCGCGATGGCCAAGGGCATCGGCGGCGGGCTGTTCGGCCTGACCGACCCGAGCGAGGTCGGCGCGGACGGGTCGGCACCGGAGAACGCCGAGCTGGGCAAGCAGATCCTCGCGCTCGCTGGCACCCCGGAGCTGCTCAAGTACACGGCCGGTCCCGCGGTGACCTTGCCCGGTGGCCCCAACGGCATCCCGGGCACCATGTTGCAGGCCTACATGCGCGCCGCGCAGACCATGGCCACCACGACCCCCGGCTGCCACCTGGACTGGCCGCTGCTGGCCAGCATCGGCCGCATCGAGTCCAACCACGCGCGCGGCGGTCAGGTCGACGCGAACGGCAAGACCGCGCACCCGATCCTCGGTCCGGTGCTCAACGGCGGCGGCTTCGCGGCGATCAGCGACACCGACGGCGGCCGCTACGACGGCGACGCCAGGTGGGACCGCGCGGTCGGCCCGATGCAGTTCATCCCGTCGACCTGGAAGGGCTACGCCTCCGACGGC
It includes:
- a CDS encoding tetratricopeptide repeat protein, yielding MTQEPAEVFAAFRHAESLVARRRPLDALVALAPVLAAEPDAPSVHLLAGRAYLNSAQLLRAEDAFRRVLELDPSDHYARFALGKTLQRQSRLTEAQTQLRMAVAMNPLPEYQEALGEVSARIAVEGGR
- a CDS encoding FtsB family cell division protein, whose product is MRRTRPTTAAPAGEQQSPARRKRKGILGLSTTRRAAVVATVVCALALSVAVPLRNYLSQRSEIEVTEQRQQELRAEVDELTRRKERLSDPEQIRAQARERLRYVMPGETPYMVELPSDPAGAQSAGEQGKPVPQQSWYENLWDSVTGR
- the eno gene encoding phosphopyruvate hydratase, which produces MAVIEQVGAREILDSRGNPTVEVEVALDDGTLARAAVPSGASTGEHEAVELRDGDVNRYFGKGVEKAVTAVLDEIGPELQGIDAVDQRIVDQKLVDLDGTPDKSRLGANAILGVSLAVAKAAADSSGLELFRYLGGPNAHVLPVPMLNILNGGAHADTDVDIQEFMVAPIGAESFREALRWGTEVYHSLKSVLKSKGLATGLGDEGGFAPSLTNNREALDLILVAIEKAGFTAGRDIALALDVAATEFHSDGAYTFEGAKKSAEQLTAYYTELVNDYPLVSIEDPLSEDDWDGWVRLTAEIGERVQLVGDDLFVTNPDRLEEGIARRAANALLVKVNQIGTLSETLDAITLATSYGYRSMMSHRSGETEDTTIADLAVATGVGQIKTGAPARGERTAKYNQLLRIEETLGDAARYAGDLAFPRFTPES
- a CDS encoding lytic transglycosylase domain-containing protein, whose protein sequence is MAATPTPQPTTLSIPLEPTPGPRRGRGVRVLGRLALVVFLVALAAGTVLLLDDGDPPPQPKRFAVVEVPVRRGEEPPKAGPVPEQDLDGWVTRLSEATDIPRRTLLAYAKAEIATRQRVPRCNITWTVLAGVGRVESHHGRYGGAQINDDGTLTKPIIGVPLDGSPGVQAIPDTDGGTLDGDPRWDRAVGSMQFLPTTWSRWSLRATADGTPPNPQNVDDSALTAANYLCASGGDLSTGKGWWKAVLTYNESTRYAQSVYSGAAAYAREAGTL
- a CDS encoding acyl-CoA dehydrogenase family protein — its product is MTATEPPARRPDRTHEVVNQTPPLHRHNPLGCDPALVSAVRAYGSPEVLDSLAAVAAEAGAEETREHGRLANAHPPVLHTHDRYGNRVDEVEFHPSWHWLMSRAVAHGLHAAPWAADAGEHAHLRRAAAFTLWSQAEAGHGCPISMTYAAIPALRHEPEIAARYEPGLLAPTYDFGLRAPEIKSGLLAGMSMTEKQGGSDVRVNSTTATPSGDGTYRLVGHKWFTSAPMNDLFLTLAQAPGGLTCFVLPRVLPDGTRNALRLQRLKDKLGNKSNASAELEYTGATGWRVGDEGRGVRTIIEMVTMTRLDCVLGSTSNIRAALTEAAHHAAHRSAFGALLRDQPAMTAVLADLALESEGATVLSMWLASLVDTPSPVLRLALPAAKFYVCKRAPLVVGEALECLGGNGYVEESGLPRLYREAPLMSIWEGSGNVTALDVLRAVQREPAAVEALWAELATTAGADRHLDAAVVQLRGELAEIDQQRARRVAELIALCLQASLLLRLSPWVGEAFTAARLADRSGVLGVLPRGVPARELVDRVTPSP
- a CDS encoding class I SAM-dependent methyltransferase, yielding MGFDSETSARIQANEANWDARTPIHVASRFYDVAGRDPRAWFADFEWADLGDLAGKDLVHLQCHIGAETIAFPPLGARVVGLDISAASVRAAAELAAAKGVAVEYVKADVHSAVEALGGSRFDVVYTGKGALCYVPDLDVWAGQVAGLLRPGGQVYVVEFHPLLNALSPVPPPDGSEDLLLRHDYLSGRGSVERDGTRTYTDGPELAEAQVHYEWQHGIGDVVNALVGAGLRISLLRETEQLPWPRWSTMTTTGGWFSLPDEAPRIPLIYALRAVRP
- a CDS encoding DUF501 domain-containing protein translates to MTIDPADVATIAEQLGRTPRAIRSVAARCPSGHPAVIQTNPRLEDGTPFPTLYYLTCSRLAAAISTLETTGIMREMTERLAENAALAAAYQAAHQSYLDERDALDSLGTQVTAGGMPGRVKCLHALVAHSLAKGPGVNPFGDEALVLLAPNWPTGDCAAPQPSPPA
- a CDS encoding lytic transglycosylase domain-containing protein; this encodes MSSKTGGRKVGKHRQRVKRRRGAVAAAGALLFVPVVAAGEPVDLVGAGGPNEVAMAKGIGGGLFGLTDPSEVGADGSAPENAELGKQILALAGTPELLKYTAGPAVTLPGGPNGIPGTMLQAYMRAAQTMATTTPGCHLDWPLLASIGRIESNHARGGQVDANGKTAHPILGPVLNGGGFAAISDTDGGRYDGDARWDRAVGPMQFIPSTWKGYASDGNGDGQTDPNNIYDATLGAGKYLCSGGLDMANAQQRATAVFRYNHSDSYVRTVLIWADAYAKGVTPLPSTPVDRAEQMALPPAVEPTPQGGTPPVEGVTPTQNPSTPPAGTTTPTGSSVPSTTTTTTVPSTTTTDPTTTTTTPVPTTTTTTPTCVEPTTTTTSPTTTTTTPAPDPCAPVSPAAVPTGAVGSSIEPTP